ACcaaggtctttcatatgaaaagagTCTTGAAGATTCCGCTTGAGATGTGCAATCAAACTGGAGTCGGTGCCcgtaatgacaatatcatccacatacacaagtaaaagaacgagaccagtcggagtcttgcaaaggaacaaagaagaatcatattggctttggacaaaggaCAAGCGAAGCAGAGTAgacctgaatttttcaaaccatgcccggggagcctgttttaagccatagagagacCGCTTTAACTTACACACAGCggcagatggagaagaaaacaaacccgGAAAAGGAGTCATGTAAATATCCTCTTTgagatcaccatgaagaaaagcatttttgacatccatctgGTGAAGTGGCCAGCCTTGGGAGGCGGCAATAGAAATAATTGTACGCACTGTGGTCATCTTCGCGACCGGAGCAAATGTCTCCTTGTAGTCCACCCCATATTCTTGCCTATTCCCAAGAGCAACTAATCGGGCTTTATACCGATCCAGAGTCCCGTCAGAGCGAAGCTTAATcgagtaaacccatttacaaccaatggcTTTAACATGAGAGGGGCAAGGAACCACATCCCATGTATGATTGTCTTGGAGAGCCCGAAGTTCCTCATCCATCGCTTTCcgccaacattcatattttacagcctcggaaaaacatgtagggatggaaatagaagataaagtAGCATTATAAGAAGTGTGGGAAAAACCATACCTATCAGGAGGACGTGATACCCTAGTAGAGCGTCGAGGACCAGACTCATGAACTGTCTTAGATGGCGGGTCAATCGGAGGAGTTGTCGGAACAGTTTCAGATGAAGGGTCAGTCCCGGTAAGGGGCAAAGTTGGTAGACATCGAgtatacacaattccaggtTTGAACCGCTCAGGCAAAAGAGGCAAGTCATCAAAACAAGGTAGAATACTAATCTCAGGCAATGATTCAacatgtgtagaaaagaaacattgattctcaaagaaaacaacattacGAGATATACGAATTTTGTTAGAACAAGGATCATAGCAAACATAACCTTTGTGAGAAATACTATAACCCATAAAGGCACATTTAACAGACTGAGCAGAAAGTTTGTGACGTTCATGAGGAGGTAAATGAACAAAgcaaacacatccaaaagtatGCAAATCAAGATAGCTAGGATGCTGATGATGCAATCGAtaataaggagaatcaaaattcaagacctgagagggcagtctattaattaagtaaattgCGGTAGATAATGCCTCAACCCAGAATTTAGAAGGAACAAATGACTCAAGCAATAAGGTGCGAACAACGTCCAAGAGATGTCGGTTCTTTCGTTCTGCCACCCCATTTTGTTGCGGAGTATAAGGACAAGAGCGCTGAGAGACAATTCCTTTGTGgtgtaagaaatcatgaaactcgCGAGACATGTATTCTACACCAGAATCAAACCTCAAAATCTTAATACTTGTAGAAAATTGGTTATCAATATACGCTACAAAGGTCTGAAAAACAGACAGGACCTCAGATTTGGCCCGAAGAAAATAGACCCAAGTATACCGactgaaatcatctatgaatgtcacaaaatatttatatcgagcatgagaaattataggagaaatgccccatacatcactatgcacaatatcaaagcattttgcagcacgactaccatgagaagaaaacgaaagagtTTTACTCTTACCAAGCTTGCATACAGAACagtcaaatgacaaatttttagaaACACGTTCTTTATTGCTTAACAAACcagaatttaacatatgagacAGAATAACAGAGTTTGGATGACCCAAACGTTTGTGCCATACTTCGTTCGGAGTGTTAACTGTCATAcaagccaaagataaacaactaggaaTTGAAAAGTGCAGTGGAAATAGTCTGCCAACTTTAGGCCCCTTCGCGAGTATCTTCCCCGACACCTGATCCTGCACAAGACAACCATTACGAGAGAAATGGACATCacagtttttttcaactaactGGCCAACTGAAATAAGACTACTAGAAAGTCCAGGAGATACATAAATATCTCTGAATGAAGGATTGATATCTCCTACTTCAGTAATAGCTAAATGACTCCCATTAGCTACTTGAATATGGGATGAACCATGATATGGACgaacattgcaaagagtatCGGACGATCTGGTCATATGATTGGATACAGCAGAATCAATAAGCCAAGACTTAGAAGAAATAGTACCATTACCTTGGAGCCCTAAGGCTGAAAAGGCTGACATAATCATCTGCTGGACCATTTCAGGAGTAAGAATAGCTGATCCGGCCGCAGAAGAAGCTGAGGACATCACTGGAGCAGAAGAGGTGTTCACTGCAGCCTGATAGGCAGTAGCTGGACGATTCTGAGGTCGAATGGgacattctttgataaagtggCCCTGTTTCTTACAGTAGTTGCAAGATTTCTTTGCACAGTTGGTAGCAATATGACCATACTCCTTGCAGCTGAAACACTGGACCTTGCGCATATCCTTACCCTTCCCTTTCCCATGGGCTGCATAGGCTACTGGATTCGGGTTGGAATCTTGCTGGAACGTAGCCTGTGTGAGAAGACGCTGCTCCTTGCGAAGTAActctccaaaacaaacatccaaagatggAGATGGATCCcgattcattaaatttgagcgaataacctcaaattcagggcgcaatttcatcaggaattgatctctcttgctTTGCTCATGAACTGCCTGAACAGCAGAGAGAGATGCAGCAGGTACCTTCGCATAAACcatatcagaaaattctccccacaaattttgaaaaccagaaaaatactccGGAATGGAGAGATTGCCTTGAGTGTAACTAGCAATCTCATATTCCAGCTGAAAACGGCGTGCGGTATTGTCCTGATGATAAACTTTCAACAAATACTCCTACATAGTCTTCGCAGTCTTATAGGGCCTCAGATTGAGCACAGTAAGAGGATCAACAGACCCTAAGATGCAAGACATCACACGTGCATCCTTGACCTTCCACTTAGCCAACTCCTTAGTTTCCGTAGGTGCTGGATCACTCTTTTCCcgtaacaaataattgaaactgAAATTCCTAAgtagaataattttttccagtAAAACGAACCCCAAAAGCCTCgctagaagacatgatgaaataagaaaattagaaattaaaacacCTGATAAAGGAGTAATAGGCCCACCAGATCTGTTGGACAGCAAGCCCAAGTCCACACAAGTCAAACACCAATCAGCAACCCCAAACAGCAACTAAGCCCAAGCCCAGCAAGCCCAAAGTTACCAACAACTAAAAATATGAGCCCACAGCTACCAGTCAAGCCCAAGCCCACCAAACAGCACCCAAATTGCACCTCACGTCTTCACCAAATAGAAACAGCAACCAAAACGATCATGCAACCATGCTGCCGTCAGCCCAAATCCTCCAGAATCGCCGACAGCCCAAAACGACCACGCTGCCGTTAGCCCCTAATACACCAGAATCGCCGACAGCCCAAAACCGACCACGCCGCCGTCAGCCCCAAATACACTAGAATTGCCGACAGCCCAAAAACGACCGACAGCCCAGATCGCCGACAGCCACCAAGGAGATCGCCGAAAGCCCAAGTCTGCCGACAACCACCACAAATCGCCGGAAACGCTCCACACCACACCAAAATAGAATCCGCCACACCTGAACCTGCCGACAGCACCAAATCTCCGACAACCCAGATCGCCGACAGCCACCAAGGATTCTCCACAACCTCCAAAGGCTCTCCCGACAGCCACTAATCAATGTAGACTGCCTCGACCCTCAACAAAAAACTACCAAATAGCAGTTCAGAACCCACCAGAATGATCGAAGTTATCGAccgccacaaaaaaaaaaaacaacaggtAACTGAAAACCTAGAacaaccctaatttagatgatggctttgataccatgtcaattgtattgaatacctctcaatgtgagggttcctcgtattatatagaaattgtcTAGGTATttacaggctgtatctcagcAATTACAGCAATCTATGGAAAtaaataaggtaactaaaatctacctattaattacaatatactatagctataatacaagaacatgccataactagaaagactaattatggctaaatatataatgatatatatagaccGTATCTGACTGACACGTTGGAAGATATCTTAGCCTCTTgctttcatactttgtatctcTGGACCGTTGCGCATGTCTTTCCAgtgtcgattagttatgatgattttcttgcttgCTTTTCCCCTTCTAGTTAAGTGATCTTCTTGTATACTCCCAATGTACTTCAGGGCacctttacgcttttaataaaacagtttattacttataaaaaaaaaaaagaattttttctaaCACAATTTGAAAGAAACTTTGTCCATGCTAAACTGGCACTACAATTCATattacaaaatgaaaacaacttGGATGACTGCATAGTGGAAATCCAGTGAATCTAATATGAGCTTTTAACTTGCCCTGACTGGGTATTTGGATCATAAAGAaaactaaggctccgtttacttcgatgtaaaatagtttccgtcggaaaatattttcagggaagtcattttccAGTCAAATCCCGACGAGGTTTTGGGCGAGACTTGGCAAGGTCcgtcaatttgaaaatgagatgctcaaagtcggAAAATAGTTTACAGTTACTGTAAACCATtgtccaaaaattaaagaagaattttcggtcaaaaggaaaatatttttcattgcccactattttacgtcgaagtaaacaccttAAAATGCAGCACTCATTTTccgaaaaccattttacgtcgaagtaaacggagcccaAGTCCACAGTGTTTTCTAAAAGGATATGAAATGATTCAATGGAGCCTTCCATGGTCTTAAAACGAGTAGGTTCGATTACATCAAGATTTCAACAAAGAATTCAAGTATTATGGGATCAAAAATAAATCGAGTTTGATGTACAGTTCAAATCCTATTACAGAGAGGAACTTCGTACCAATACTGAATGAGACCCATCATAACAATGGGCTTTCCCCATAACGTTGAAATGGTCATTAATTAACTTTGATAAAATAGGGCCTCGCCAAGGAAATTGTATTCAACAAGCCAAAAACATGATGTACAACACAATTGCGACACTAGCAATGCATGAAGGGTTGAACTGATGTCAAACCTGAAACAAAACTATCACTCACTTCCccattttttcaaaactctctCTTTGGCAGAAATATCGCTGTAGCCATCCTTCTTCGACATATGAAAATCAACATGACTATCTGGAGTTGTCTTTCCTAAGATTCTTGATGTTATGATAGCAAGTGCATTTCTTGTTCCTCGTAAGGCATACAGCAATGGGTTGAAGATGACAGCAAGCATCACTTCACCTTTTGCAACTATGAGATACTGCAAAACATTATGTATGAGAATGGTATTTTTGACACTGGCATTATGCAAAAACTTTTAAATGGTAAAAGAAGGAAACTGCTTACCATGACTATGATTCCTAATACAGCGAGAATTGCTTGTTGTGCTTCTTGCCAGAAATGGTCACCATTGGACCAACCAAACCGTCGACCCCATCCAAACCAACCACCTCCACCAGCATCACCACCTCCACCCACCTCCTCTCTCCTCTTAATTTCCTTGTTCCATTtctcaaattcatttttcttttcaccaaGTGCACTTTCTAATGCTTTCCTAGCTTGTTCCTGCAACCATAGATACAGCAAAGCTAAATTGATCCTGGAGGAGATAAACCAGCAttatagaaaattatatttcacaatgaagtGCTCAGGCTTTATTGTCCTCCCCACACAAGATGGAGCAGACTAGGTCAACATATCGTAAACAACTCAGATTGGGGGAAAGAGATGCCCGTGAGTTCAATGCAGCAGAACTATCAGGAACAAATTCCAATTAAATCTACAATGTGCAGTTTTTTGACAACCCCATATCCTTATAAtgtgcagttttttttttttttgacaaaccCAAGGAAACCTTGTTCCAACTACATTGGGTTGGCAGCATGTTGGCCATCAATCATATCTAAAACCATATCCTATGTCTAATTCTGCTGCTCATGCCTCATTGCTATTCATGTTGGCCGTGAATTAGCACACTGTTATTCATGAATAAcccaaacataaattaaatttcagGATAGAATTAATGGGGCAAGTTAAATTTCAGGATATAGAATTATGGGACTTGATTAATTAAGAATTATGCAATGCTGCTTTACACTTGGCATAACCTATATTTTTCTCAAGGCTGGGGCAATCCAAGTCGTAACACTCTAGACACAACAAGAGCAGATCATACCATCATGTGCACCTTGTTCTCTGATGAACCTTTCCTACTTATAAGTTATACCCACCTTTTTTTCTCAAGGCAGGGCCAATCCAAATCATGACACTCCAGACACAACAAGGGCAGATCATAACACCATGTGCACCTTGTTCTC
This genomic interval from Corylus avellana chromosome ca3, CavTom2PMs-1.0 contains the following:
- the LOC132175277 gene encoding uncharacterized protein LOC132175277, whose protein sequence is MAQVLNLSAPNRTISKSFSTRSESPRTQYTSLTRHEIVNQTWSSLQQKLNCNGRFSCLFSDNRREEQARKALESALGEKKNEFEKWNKEIKRREEVGGGGDAGGGGWFGWGRRFGWSNGDHFWQEAQQAILAVLGIIVMYLIVAKGEVMLAVIFNPLLYALRGTRNALAIITSRILGKTTPDSHVDFHMSKKDGYSDISAKERVLKKWGSE